TTGAAAGGGCAGGGGTAAGCTCAACCCTTGCATAAGTACTCTCTCCGGACTTGACCTCGATCCACTGTATATGATGTCCCTCTTCTGAAACATGAGGTATCTCGCCTACCTTGATCTTTACCTGGAACGGCTGGCCTGACTTGACCTTGTCAGGACACTCGATCACAGGTATATGTTTCCTCTCACCTTCTGTCAGATTTGCAGCATCCTTTGGCTGGTTTATCCCGCAAAATATTCCTTTTTCAGACATGTTATCCTCCGTTAAATAATTTGAATTTACCCTAAGACTTTATCACAGATCATTCAATGCAGCAAACAAAATGATCAAAATATTATCGCCTGATTAAGCCCGGCACTTCTCACACAATCCGTAAAACTCAATATGATTGCCGCTGAGTTCAAAGCCCATCTTCATTGAAGCAGGCAGTGACAGGTCAAAATCCTTGTGGACATCATGGATCAGATTACAGTTTTTACATATCAAATGATGATGCGGTGACATATTAGGGTCATATCTCTTCTTTGCTGGGTCGATATTCAGTTCATTAATGCAATTACTCTTCTTCATGGCCTCAAGAGAGTTGTAAACAGTAGCAAAAGACATGGTAGGGAAATTTTTCAAGACTATTTTATATATATCTTCAGCTGAAGGATGGCTGGTATTATCTCTAAGATAATCCAGAATAGCAATCCTCTGCGGAGTCAACTTAATGCCTAAACATCTATACTTTTGCATATATTCCCTCCAAGAAAATATATTTGTTAATAATGATTCTAAGAAAGAGTATCACAGCCGAATTAATCAAGTCAAGGGACTATATATAATGAATAACTTTTTAATGAGGATATAAAATGGTTTATAATTAATTCGTGAAAAAAAGTGCGGTAAGGGTTCATATCAAAGGTTTAGTTCAGGGTGTTTTTTTTCGTGCAGCTACAAAAGAGACTGCTGACAAACTTGGTTTGGAAGGATGGGTCAGGAACCTTCCGGATGGAAGCGTTGAAGCGATCTTTGAGGGTGAGCATGATAGTGTTAAAAAGGCGGTGCAGTGGTGTCATGATGGGCCGCCCGGAGCCAGGGTATCTGATGTTGATGAGAAATGGACTGAATATGCCGGTGAGTTTGATGAATTCAAGATATGGTATGGATATTAGAAATCAGAAATATATAATGCGGTATCTGCGTTTGACTCTGACAAATGATAAAGGGATAATAATGCCATGCCTCTAACATTGCTGAAAAAAAGAGACTCCAACAGCGGTATTGACAAAGAGATAGCCCTTCTTTTATCTCAGTTAAGCGGAGACTCTGTTTATGAACTAATGGAGCTGTCAAATATGGCTCGTGTCAAAAATATAGGAAACACTATTGATCTCTGTTCAATTGTCAATGCCAAGTCCGGCGGATGTTCTGAGGATTGCCACTTCTGCGCGCAGTCAGTACATAACAATACAGGAGTTGATCAGTACCCTCTATTTACTAAAAAGCAGCTGCTTGAGTCAGCCATCGCTGCCAAGAGGCTTGGCGTCAAACGCTTCTGCATCGTAACAAGCGGCAAGAGGCCCTCTGACAAAGAGCTTGATGAGATATGCTACTTTGTTTATGAATTAAGAACCCTTGGGCTTCTGCCTTGCGCCACTCTCGGTCTCCTGGATATCACAGCACTGAGAAGATTGAAAGAGGCAGGGCTTCACAGATACCATCATAATCTTGAGACCTCCGAAGAGTTCTTCAATGAGATCTGTACCACTCATACATATTGGGATAAGATAAGGACCATACAGGCTGCAAAGACGCTCAAGCTGTCTGTATGCAGCGGCGGCATCTTCGGCCTTGGAGAAACATGGGAGGACAGGATAGATATGGCTTTCGCACTGAAAGACCTTGATGTTGACTGTGTCCCTATAAACTTCCTTACGCCTGTATCAGGAACGCCGCTTGGCGATATTAATCCGATGACTCCGGCAGAGGCATTAAAGATAATAGCAATATACAGGCTTATACTGCCTGACCGCAGTATAAGAGTATGCGGAGGCAGAGACAAGACGCTGAAAGATCTCCAGTCATTTATATTTACCGCAGGAGCTGACGGACTCCTGCTTGGGAATTATCTGACAACATCAGGAAGAAACCCTGATGATGACATCCGCATGATCAAGGACCTCGGGCTCAAAATCTAATGTCCAGCAGTCCATATTACAGCATAAGGATGAGAGCGTCAAAGCAGGGGAGTCATATCTCAGGCGCTGAGGGATTATATATAAAAGAGGATATTGATAAGGTTGTAAAGAAATATTCTGCAAGGGCATTATCTCATGAAAGAGGCCGGCCGGATGAAATCTGTATCAGCATTGATAAGGTCAAGTGTGACGTTGAAACTATTCCTTCCCTGCCTCTTTGCACAATGAATTCTTTAAACTCCCATTCCGCAAAAGATGCAGCCGCTGTTATTCTGTCATCATCTGGTATATCTGAAAATGCAGTTGTAACAGCCTTTAACATGCTGACCTCAGGGGAAGTCAAAGCAGGCGCGTTCCTTCTTGATAAAGAAGGCAGACATTTGATGGATAACGGTAAAAGCGTAAGGGCAAGCCGGATGGGCATAACCAATACCGCATTCAGGTCTCTATCAGCAAGGCTCGGCAGGCTCGGTATAAACAACGCTACTGTCAGGGAGGCGCTTATACTGGCGAGCAAGGTTCAGCATCATCCCGGGATAATAGCAGAGTTATGTATCTCTGATGACCCAGGCTACACAACCGGATATGTTACTGCCGCAGGCTATGGATATATTCGACTGCCCCACATCAAAAAGAAAGGAGCAGATCATGGCGGCCGGGTCTTCTTTGTTGACGGTGTCAAAACTAAAGAACTGATTTTATATTTGCAAAGCATGCCTGTTATAATAAATAAAATAATGCGCTGCAGGGGGATCGTCACAATAAGTGATATCCTGAGCAATCATTAATAATTTAATAAAGATAGAGAGGAGACGATATGGCTAAACCTGAAGAGATGTGGCAGTGCCAGCAGCTTAATTGCGGATACATATATAATCCGGACAAAGGCGACAGAAAAGGCGGTATCCCTAAAGACACAAAGTTCGAGGATCTGCCTGATGATTGGAAGTGCCCGTCGTGCGGAGCAGGCAAGCATATGTTCAAGCCTCTCGCATAGTGTTCTAACATTTGGTTACGCTTCTTTTATTTTATTAAAACCATATGTATAATAATCACTTGTTTGTTAAATAGTTATTCAGGCGCGTAGCTCAGGGGGAGAGCGCTACCTTGACACGGTAGAGGTCGGCGGTTCGATACCGCCCGTGCCTACCATTTTTAAGACAGTTATTCTTATGGAGGTTTGAGATCATAGAACCGCAGGAAGACAGTAAGGAGTCTTTGGAAGTCTGCCGCCACAGCACCTCGCATATTATGGCGCACGCGGTCAAAGAACTCTTCCCGGATGCGATACTTGCAATAGGCCCCGCCATTGCTGACGGCTTTTACTATGACTTTGACTGCAGTCACTCTTTCACTGAAGAAGACTTCCCTCTGATCGAGAAGAAGATGAAGGAGATCATCAAGGCTAACAATCCGTTCAAGGTGAATGAGATGCCGAAGGATGAGGCTCTGAAGTTATTTGCCGGCATGGGTGAGATATACAAGACTGAACTCATTGGAGAGATACACGATGAAACCGTGACTGTCTATGAGGAGGGCGGCTTTCTTGATCTCTGCCGCGGGCCACATGTCAGTTACACAAAGAAGATAAAAGCGTTCAAGCTCCTTTCTGTTGCGGGCGCATACTGGCGCGGTGACGAAAAAAAGAAGATGCTGCAGAGAATTTACGGCACAGCCTTTTTTACAAAAGATGAACTGCAGAAACATCTTGACTTCCTCGAAGAGGTAAAGAAGCGGGATCACAGGCGTCTTGGAAAAGAGCTTGACCTCTTCAGTATGAATGACGATATCGGCGCAGGGCTTGTCCTGTGGCACCCGCGCGGGGCATCCATAAGAAAGTCTATTGAAGATTTTTGGACAGCTGAGCACATCAGATCAGATTATAAAATTCTATATACTCCCCATATGGCAAAACTTGATCTTTGGAAAAAGACCGGGCATGCTGATTTTTACAAAGAGAACATGTACTCGCCTATGGATATAGATAATCTTGAGTATGAGATAAAGCCGATGAACTGCCCATTTCATGTTGCTGTTTTTAAGAGCCATATGCGCAGCTACAGAGAGCTGCCGATAAGATACGCAGAGCTTGGCACGGTATATCGTTATGAACGCTCCGGCGTGCTTCACGGCCTCTTGAGGGTCAGGGGATTCACTCAGGATGATGCTCATATATTCTGCACAGAGGACCAGATAGAAGAAGAGGTATTGAAGGTACTGGAGTTCACGCTCTTTATACTTCAGACATTCGGGTTCACAGATTACAGCATCTATCTTTCCACAAGGCCTGAGAAGTATGTGGGCGGAGAAGCCAGTTGGGAAAAATCCACCAACGCATTAAAGAACGCTCTGACTGGGAGAGGGATTGACTATACAATTGACCCGGGCGAAGGAGTTTTTTACGGCCCTAAAATAGACATCAAGGTGAAAGATTCTCTTGGCAGGGAATGGCAGTGCAGCACCATTCAGGTAGACTTCAATATACCTGAGAGGCTTGACGTTACTTACAGAAGCCCTGACAACAAGGATTGCAGGCCCATAATGATCCACCGCGCCCTGATGGGGTCGCTTGAGAGGTTCTTCGGCATATTGATAGAACACTATGCAGGCGCATTTCCGTTGTGGCTCGCCCCTGTGCAAGTCTCTATTTTAATTATTTCCGAAAAGCATATTGAATATGGAAAGACTCTGCTTAAATCAATGCTTAAAGAAGGGATAAGAGCAGACCTCGATGCAGAGAATGAAAAGATAGGTTATAAGATAAGAAGAGCTACTATGTTAAAAACACCGTATCTGTGTATAATAGGTGACAAAGAATTAGAAAACCAAACTGTAAATATAAGGAAAAGAACCGAAGAGGGATCTATAGAGATGCCGCTTGACAGGTTTTTGTCGACACTTAAAATGGAGGTGGATGATCGCAGGTAATAAAATAACCAGAAAGGGCGCTGACACAAAAGGCTTGAGGATCAACAGGCGGATTCGTGCAAGAGAACTGATGGTGATTGACAGCGACGGGACGCAGCTCGGTCTTTTAAGTGTTAACGAGGCGATGAAGATCGCGATTGATCAGGACCTTGACCTTGTTGAGGTTTCACCAAACACAAATCCGCCGGTATGCAAGATTCTTGACTATGGCAAGTATCTCTACCAGTTGAATAAAAAGCATACAAAACAGAAGACGATCACATTAAAAGAGATCAAGGTCAGGCCTCAGACAAGCGAGCACGACCTTGAATTTAAGATAAAGAACGCCAGGAAGTTCATTGAAGAAGGGAACAAGGTCAAAGTATCAATGATGTTCAGGGGCAGAGAGATAGTTTATGCATCCAAGTTTTCAACGAACATATTTGACCAGGTATGTTCAGCTCTGGCTGATATTGCAATTATTGAAATGAGAGCAAAGATGGAAGGGCGACGCATGATGCTGGTTCTTTCCCCTAAATAATTTTATACAGAAACCAAGGAGGAAGCTGTTTTGCCAAAAATAAAGACACACAGAGGGGCTGCAAAAAGATTCAGAAAGACAGGCACAGGCAAGTTTAAGAGAAATAAGGCGTTTGCCAGTCATATGATGACATGCAAAAATGCCAAGACAAAGAAGAAGCTGAGACAGGGATGTATGGTTCATGATGCCAACCTTGACGCTGTTAGAAAGATGTTGCCTTACTAACTTCTTAACCGCTGATAAGCAATGGTTTAATTGCCGGATCCTCAGTATGCATCTATATTTTCATTCATAGATGTTATCTGTCATTTTTCCATAACTATTGTCTGTTTTAAAAAATATATAATTTACTGTATAATAAGCAGTCAATTTATATAACAAATAATTTTTAAGTATATGCAGGAGGAAAAGATTCATGCCAAGAGCAAAAGGTGGTTTTAAAACTAACAGAAGAAGAAATAAAGTGCTCAAGATGGCCAAAGGCTATTACGGGGCAAGAAGCCGTCTGTTCAGGGTGGCGACGCAGGCCGTTGACAGGGCTTTGCTGAACTCATATAAAGACAGGAGGCTCAAGAAGCGGGATTTCAGGTCTTTGTGGATAGTACGAATAAATGCTGCAGTCAGGGCTTTGGGATCTACTTACGGCCAGTTTATGAACAGCCTCAAGAAGCTTAATGTTCAGATGGACAGAAAAGTTCTTGCGGATATGGCCTATCACGACCCGAATTCTTTTTCCCAGCTTGTTGAGATGACAAAAAAAGCTGAATGACAAGTGAAACAGGTTCCATAAAGAATCTTGCCATAAAAGAAATAGAAAAAGCCGATACCCTGAATGCCCTCCAGACCCTGAAGATAAAATATCTGGGAAAGAAGGGCATACTCACCGAAAAATTAAAAGCTATCAGTTCAGTCCCCAGTGATGAGAGACGCGAATACGGACGCGTCATCAATGAAACCAAGAATGAACTGGAAGAACTCTTCAGCAAGCTTGAAAACTCATTCAGCACAATAGAACTCAACAGAAAGCTGAATAGTGAACGGATCGATGTAACCATCCCAGGCAATTATATCCCGTTTGGCCATCTTCACCCGATCACCCAGGTTCTTGATCATATTGTAAATATATTCGTCACGCTCGGCTTCACTGTTGAGGAAGGGCCTGAGATAGAGCTGGATTATTACAATTTCGAAGCACTGAATATGCCGAAGGATCATCCTGCCAGGGATATGCAGGATACATTTTATGTCAGCGATGATGTTGTATTGCGAACCCATACATCATCTGTACAGGTTCGCATAATGGAAAAGAATGCTCCTCCGCTTCGGGTAATCGCACCCGGGAAGGTCTACAGGTGCGATTCTGACGTAAGCCACATCCCCATGTTTCATCAGCTTGAAGGATTCATGGTAGACAAGAATATCCGGATGAGCGATCTCAAGGGAGTGCTTGAACTATTCATTCATCGGGTATTCGGACCCAATACAAAGGTCAGGCTTAGGCCGAGCTTCTTCCCTTTTACAGAGCCGAGCGCTGAGATAGATATCTCATGTGTAATGTGTAAAGGAAAAGGATGCAATGTATGCAGCAGCACCGGATGGATTGAGATACTTGGCGCAGGGATGATCAATCCGAAGGTTTATGAAAAGGCAGGTTATGACCCGAACAAATACACAGGTTTTGCCTTCGGAATGGGGATAGAGCGCGTTGCAATGCTCAAGTACAGCATTGATGATGTCCGCCTCTTCCCTGAGAATGATAAAAGGTTTTTAGAACAATTTTAAAACTATGAAAGCATCTTATAACTGGCTGAAAGAGTTTGTTGACTTTGATATCTCGCCCGAAGAACTGGCGCATGCCATTACAATGGCAGGCTTGGAGGTCGAGGAGATAGAGAATATTGAAGGTGATACAGTCTTTGATATAGGGATAACCCCGAACAGACAGGACTGTCTGAGCATCAGGGGAATTGCCCGGGAAATATCGACTATACTCGGACTGCCATTAAAAGACGTTTCCGTAAAGATAGAATGCGAAGAAGGCGACGGGCCTGAAATCCTGATAGAAGAACCTGACCTCTGTCATCGATATTCTTCACGCATTATAACCGGAGTCAAGCCTGCTCCATCCCCGGACTGGATGGTCAAGAGGCTTGAAGCATGCGGCATCAGGCCTTTATCAAACATTGTTGATGTAACAAACTATGTCCTGCTCGAGTTAGGGCAGCCTATGCATGCCTTTGACCTGGACAAACTGTCAGGAAGCAGGATAGTTGTTAAGAGGGCTGACGATGCACATAAATTTACCACACTTGATGACGAAGAGAGGCTGCTTCATAATGAGATACTGCTGATATGCGATGCTAATAAATCCGTTGCCGTGGCCGGAGTTATGGGAGGCAAGAACACAGAGGTCTCTGATTCAACATCCAGCATACTTCTTGAGAGCGCATATTTTAAACCCTCTTCTATCAGGAGAACATCAAAAAGGCTTAACCTCCTGACTGAGTCATCCTACAGGTTTGAGAGGGGCATTGATAAAGAAGCTGTAACGCTCGCTCTGGACAGGGCAGCACAGCTGATATCAGAACTTGCCGGAGGCAAGGTAACCAAAACAACTGATATTTATCCGACACAGTTTAAGCCTGAAGAAATATCGCTCACCTTTGAGAAGATAAATTCACTTATCGGCGTTGATATAGATAAAGCATTTGTTGAAAAGACACTTAAGAGTCTCGGTTTTGATCCGAAGATATCCGGTGATGTGATTACCGTTACGCCGCCAAGCTTCAGGTCTGACGTGAGCATGGACGTGGATATAATTGAGGAGATAGCAAGGCTATATGGATATGATAATATTCCATCAACTCTCCCGGTAATGCAGATGAGCTCTGCTCCTGAGCACCGTTCCCAGGAGTTTGTCAGGTCACTGAAAACATCTTTTGCGCAGTCAGGCTATTATGAAGCAATCAACTACAGCTTTCTCAGCCC
The sequence above is a segment of the Thermodesulfovibrionia bacterium genome. Coding sequences within it:
- a CDS encoding class II SORL domain-containing protein; translated protein: MSEKGIFCGINQPKDAANLTEGERKHIPVIECPDKVKSGQPFQVKIKVGEIPHVSEEGHHIQWIEVKSGESTYARVELTPALSKAEATVTLVKAGKHRTSTLRVVERCNLHGMWEAKKEITVED
- a CDS encoding Fur family transcriptional regulator, with translation MQKYRCLGIKLTPQRIAILDYLRDNTSHPSAEDIYKIVLKNFPTMSFATVYNSLEAMKKSNCINELNIDPAKKRYDPNMSPHHHLICKNCNLIHDVHKDFDLSLPASMKMGFELSGNHIEFYGLCEKCRA
- a CDS encoding acylphosphatase; its protein translation is MKKSAVRVHIKGLVQGVFFRAATKETADKLGLEGWVRNLPDGSVEAIFEGEHDSVKKAVQWCHDGPPGARVSDVDEKWTEYAGEFDEFKIWYGY
- the bioB gene encoding biotin synthase BioB; protein product: MPLTLLKKRDSNSGIDKEIALLLSQLSGDSVYELMELSNMARVKNIGNTIDLCSIVNAKSGGCSEDCHFCAQSVHNNTGVDQYPLFTKKQLLESAIAAKRLGVKRFCIVTSGKRPSDKELDEICYFVYELRTLGLLPCATLGLLDITALRRLKEAGLHRYHHNLETSEEFFNEICTTHTYWDKIRTIQAAKTLKLSVCSGGIFGLGETWEDRIDMAFALKDLDVDCVPINFLTPVSGTPLGDINPMTPAEALKIIAIYRLILPDRSIRVCGGRDKTLKDLQSFIFTAGADGLLLGNYLTTSGRNPDDDIRMIKDLGLKI
- a CDS encoding 6-carboxyhexanoate--CoA ligase, which produces MSSSPYYSIRMRASKQGSHISGAEGLYIKEDIDKVVKKYSARALSHERGRPDEICISIDKVKCDVETIPSLPLCTMNSLNSHSAKDAAAVILSSSGISENAVVTAFNMLTSGEVKAGAFLLDKEGRHLMDNGKSVRASRMGITNTAFRSLSARLGRLGINNATVREALILASKVQHHPGIIAELCISDDPGYTTGYVTAAGYGYIRLPHIKKKGADHGGRVFFVDGVKTKELILYLQSMPVIINKIMRCRGIVTISDILSNH
- a CDS encoding rubredoxin; this encodes MAKPEEMWQCQQLNCGYIYNPDKGDRKGGIPKDTKFEDLPDDWKCPSCGAGKHMFKPLA
- the infC gene encoding translation initiation factor IF-3; translation: MIAGNKITRKGADTKGLRINRRIRARELMVIDSDGTQLGLLSVNEAMKIAIDQDLDLVEVSPNTNPPVCKILDYGKYLYQLNKKHTKQKTITLKEIKVRPQTSEHDLEFKIKNARKFIEEGNKVKVSMMFRGREIVYASKFSTNIFDQVCSALADIAIIEMRAKMEGRRMMLVLSPK
- the rpmI gene encoding 50S ribosomal protein L35, with translation MPKIKTHRGAAKRFRKTGTGKFKRNKAFASHMMTCKNAKTKKKLRQGCMVHDANLDAVRKMLPY
- the rplT gene encoding 50S ribosomal protein L20, giving the protein MPRAKGGFKTNRRRNKVLKMAKGYYGARSRLFRVATQAVDRALLNSYKDRRLKKRDFRSLWIVRINAAVRALGSTYGQFMNSLKKLNVQMDRKVLADMAYHDPNSFSQLVEMTKKAE
- the pheS gene encoding phenylalanine--tRNA ligase subunit alpha; this encodes MTSETGSIKNLAIKEIEKADTLNALQTLKIKYLGKKGILTEKLKAISSVPSDERREYGRVINETKNELEELFSKLENSFSTIELNRKLNSERIDVTIPGNYIPFGHLHPITQVLDHIVNIFVTLGFTVEEGPEIELDYYNFEALNMPKDHPARDMQDTFYVSDDVVLRTHTSSVQVRIMEKNAPPLRVIAPGKVYRCDSDVSHIPMFHQLEGFMVDKNIRMSDLKGVLELFIHRVFGPNTKVRLRPSFFPFTEPSAEIDISCVMCKGKGCNVCSSTGWIEILGAGMINPKVYEKAGYDPNKYTGFAFGMGIERVAMLKYSIDDVRLFPENDKRFLEQF
- the pheT gene encoding phenylalanine--tRNA ligase subunit beta; amino-acid sequence: MKASYNWLKEFVDFDISPEELAHAITMAGLEVEEIENIEGDTVFDIGITPNRQDCLSIRGIAREISTILGLPLKDVSVKIECEEGDGPEILIEEPDLCHRYSSRIITGVKPAPSPDWMVKRLEACGIRPLSNIVDVTNYVLLELGQPMHAFDLDKLSGSRIVVKRADDAHKFTTLDDEERLLHNEILLICDANKSVAVAGVMGGKNTEVSDSTSSILLESAYFKPSSIRRTSKRLNLLTESSYRFERGIDKEAVTLALDRAAQLISELAGGKVTKTTDIYPTQFKPEEISLTFEKINSLIGVDIDKAFVEKTLKSLGFDPKISGDVITVTPPSFRSDVSMDVDIIEEIARLYGYDNIPSTLPVMQMSSAPEHRSQEFVRSLKTSFAQSGYYEAINYSFLSPEIIEKIMLSSDDKRRALVYIKNPLRKEESAMRTTIVPALLNNVSVNLNRGEKMIRFFEISKIFLSSDDKLPKEILQLGAVFRKEKTASIYENRHEGFYDIKGLFENILTDLNLKNVSFEHGTTAPEPYLHPGKSCSIMIGNERVGSMGVLHPGVAKEFDIKGDITIAELYDLSMILDAIPSGITYKQMPKFPYVERDAALIVDDSTTVSDIRKVIMNVESDIIDSMTLFDVYKGKPIPNDKKSLAFAIRYRSSIKTLTDDEVDRLHSRIVDLIKSELDAELRS